The sequence ATgcaacaatcaaatgaaaaaccaCTCAAATGTTCTTGAGTGAAAGATCGTGTCGAAAGTCTTGCATTGTCACCATGAGATAgatatttctaatattttgacacccCCAAAAAGAGAATCATCATTTCTAACATCACCCTCGGTATGACGTGTTCTGTTAATAAACACATGTCGGGCCTACTTTTCCGAAAGTGTCACGTAACGTCACGTATGAGTAGCAGCAttaagtgtacctaatgaattgTCCGGGGAGCATCACCTCCCTTCTTTCATGACATGACATACCGGAAACGTCCGCCTGATGCACGGAATCCAAAGGCGTGGATtccctgcactttttttttttttttgtcttcccaGGGACAAAAACATTCGCCTTCCTTCCCACTGTCGCTGagcacagagagagagaaagagagggaggAGGAAAAAATGTCGTTTTAGCACATTAGCAAGATGTGCAGCCGGCTTGCTTCTAATTATAGCCTGTCTTATTTCTGCCTATTGCATTATGGATGCCCGTGGAAGGGGGTTCCGTCCAGATAGCGCGGGAACGTCTCCGTAGTGACTGAATGCAACATCTCCTCCGCCTGCACCGCATTCGTCGCGTCGTGGCGGCGGCGTGAGCGCACAACGcgaggtcggtcggtcggtcggtcggtcggggcGGGATGTGCCGGATGTGAAAGCCGGGGCGCGATGCGGGAGTACAAGGTGGTGGTGCTAGGCAGCGGCGGGGTGGGCAAGTCGGCCCTGACCGTGCAGTTCGTCACCGGAACGTTCATCGAGAAGTACGACCCGACCATTGAAGACTTCTACCGGAAGGAGATCGAGGTGGACTCGTCCCCGTCCGTGCTGGAGATCCTCGACACCGCCGGCACCGAGCAGTTCGCCTCCATGCGGGACCTTTACATCAGGAACGGCCAGGGCTTCATCCTGGTCTACAGTCTGGTCAACCAGCAGAGCTTTCAGGACATCAAGCCCATGAGGGACCAGATTATCAGGGTCAAGAGGTGAGCTTGCAATTTGTAAGGTGGGAGATTTCGATACTTAATGAGATGTAGATATAAGAAAGATAAGAAAGAAAGTACTGTCGGCCTGCTTAGTACTGCActaggaagaaaaagaaaaacaatgaataTCCACtgtgggtttttgtttgttttttttccccattgatgAGTGCAGTGACATGCTAAAAAAGCTGCTGAGCCCTGCGGCTGAACACTCACATACATATGACTAACTCGGGACGTGCTTCTGATCACTTCAGTTCACACCATTACTCAACAAACCCACTGAGATCATCCCGCAACCCCACAGCAAAATTGGGCCTTATCTCGGATCGCTTTCATAAGATGACAGAACTGTCTCTTTGTTACATCATGTGACTGATGAGGCTTTCAAATACACTCACtgttatttgtacattttcagACGAAGAAGCACAATTTGATCTCGGAATACACATAATTTTCTCTGGGTACTTTTGGTGTGAATGtggatgttaactcattcactgccactgacgactatagacgtcaaaaatccaagcaaacagccagtgcaaattttgacaagaaatttgaatttagttttagttattcattgttttcattcataattaatcattgtttttattaataacaaccatgacaacaatttcattgctaagtgcgaccatcgtgcgtagaatggattcctgttaccctacaacacagGCGTTCTTgatcttactgagaccacatactgggtctctgCCTCCTAAAGTCAATTTtacttgactaaaattgctctttatttttgttgactaaattggattcaaactaaaatacaatcaggtgactgagttatgactaagactttaattaaatttagtcagaagactataactaaaactaaataaaaatttcttttttttaattaaaattgtctttttttttttttttttttcaaaattaacactggctgtttgcttggaattTTGACGTAtctagttgtcattggcagtgaatgagttcatggtTGTTTGTTGATACGCAACCTGGGATAGACTGGCGACCTTCCGATCAAAGCGATGAAAGGTTATATCATCAGATGTCTCTGAAAGATTATCCGAAGTGATTATCCCGTGGTGTGCGGTGTGATGTTCCCtccagtgttgttccgatactgttttttggcccccgatactgatacccagctttgcggtatcggccgataccataccgatacttaagggttttttcctcaacatgaaaaagctgtcctgccattggttcagagcattcaagggccaatacgatatcttagatcggcatgcagtgaacatgtcacctatcagtgaatgtcgtgcacgagcaagacacaagatgctgcatccaaaatcctatattagtgttggaattaatggtatcggcatgttacttgtgagtactcaccgataccgaaaccactgttttaattagtgtttttccgataccgttttttggccccagatactgataccgatacccagatttgcagtatcggccgataccataccaatacttaagttttgttttttgtttttttcctcaacatgaaaaagctgtcctgccattggttcagagcattcaagggccaatacgatatcttagatcggcatgcagtgaacatgtcacctatcagtgaatgtcgtgcacgagcaagacacaagatgctgcatccaaaatcctatattagtgttggaattaatggtatcggcatgttacttgtgagtactcactgataccgataccactgttttaattagtgtttttccgataccgttttttgggccccgatactgataccgatacccagatttgcagtatcggccgataccgataccataccgatacttaagttttgttttttgtttttttcctcaacatgaaaaagctgtcctgccattggttcagagcattcaagggccaatatgatatctagatcggcatgcagtgaacatgtcacatatcagtgaatgtcgtgcacgagcaagacacaaaatgctgcatccaaaatcctatattagtgttggaattaatggtatcggcatgttacttgtaagtactcaccgataccgataccactgttttaatgcagtatcggcacctctgccgataccagtatcggtatcggaacaacactagttcccTCCCCCAATATGCTGATAAAACAGTCTTATTCTTTTGTGTGTTTAGTCCACCCCAACGTTTGGCTCAGCCACGGCCATTATTTGAAGACGAGGGAGATTttaccaaatgaaaacaaacacagcACTATGGAATCATCTGAGATGTGATGTGTCGCCACGCTCATCGTGAACCGAAGTTATTTTTGCACCACATCTGCAACTCACATCGAAGTTGAGCCACCTTTCCTTCATTTGAGCAGCAGGCCATCATGCATCAACATCCTCCCGTCTGCGTCGCCGTCCACAAGTGTGCCGCGTGCCCACCAAGTGTACGCGTGGCTCATGAATAGTTCATATTTCCCTTTTCGCACAGCTGTACTTCTCGAGTGGCTTTTCCACTGTATGAGATGCACCCTTATATAATCATATCTGTTTGATTAGTCTATACTCGctatcgggtttttttttttagttgttttaaataaatagcgTGGTGCAAAAGTCAATTTGGAATGAGAATATGGAGGGTTCCTtcaccatcaaaaaaaaaaaaaaaagttgtttgagTACACAGAGCAAAtaaaaatgggggggaaaaaagtaacaattgttaaattaaacacaaagtATATTGAGTCACCCTTTGAAGCTGACATAATCGGAGAGGGATCAGGAATGCGTTGGTCGCCGAGAGTGGAGCTTTCGAGGCAGTTGGCGTGCgtgtttattaggggtgttaaaaaaaaaatcgattcggcgatatatcgcgatactacatcgcgcgattctcgaatcgattcaataatcggcagaatcgattttttttttgttgttttttttttttttaggattcacaccttgagcatggaagaatgttatatgaacggcacattaagccttaatatttttattttaatgctgttcaaacatgaaacagattacaacctctataagactgaaatttcagataaataaataatacattttcatataaatcttacactctacaagcttactgattagtattttctaaatatgaatgaaaaaaaatcgcaacaatcgacttataaattcgtatcgggattaatcggtatcgaatcgtgaccattcgtatcgggattaatcggtatcgaatcgaatcgtgacctgtgaatcgtgatacgaatcgaatcgtcaggtactaggcaattcacacccctagtgtttaTGATACAGTCAGTCAGTATAAGAACACGTTGGCATGTCCTGTTTACATCATTGACACGTCACACAGTGTTGGttgcgaaaaaacaaaaacagtggtacctcttggattttaggattcacaccttgagcatggaagaatgttatatgaacggcacattaagccttaatatttttattttaatgctgttcaaacatgaaacagattacaacctctataagactgaaatttcagataaataaataatacattttcatataaatcttacactctacaagcttactgattagtattttctaaatatgaatgaaaaaaaatcgcaacaatcgacttataaattcgtatcgggattaatcggtatcgaatcgtgaccattcgtatcgagCCATATAGTACCTTTTGGTGGTTTCATCCTGTgtgggtgtttgtgtgtttgtgttccacACGTTTTACTACCACGATAATTGACGGTGTCACAACTCACCAGTGGGAGTGGTCTGTCTTGGTATTAAGTGGACTCACCTGTGGTGTGGGTGGCGGTCATTGATCACTTGGTGGGGTGAGCTGGGGAAGAAACTTTTTGTTGACCGCATCAGAACGCATCAAAACGCATCAAATAATCGACATTGGAATAAGCTCAAGAGTCAACTTGGAACCGTGGGTTACAATCGGGAGGACGTTGCTTCGAGCCAGTGGAGGAACGAGCAGTGCCGTCCATTGAAGGTACCTTGTTTGGCGAGATAAGTGCATGTTGGTGATTGTATTGAGCTATAAGAAGATATAGCGCGTCAGCAAGGTTTTCAACTCCCCATGTctctgacacgaagcgaggaggtaggactcagacgcagagtgacagttggccaacaaggctgcagctttaataaatcgaaccaaaaaacacctctcaaagagggaaaaaaggcagaacaaaaagagctccaaactggagataaaacaagggcactcaaaaacagggacaactaaaggcgctccgctagggaggaaaacaaggggcaaactaagggcgcaagacaaggcatcgaacaaggactgtggaccaaggactgtgaggacgcttccatgcactgagatgtgacacttcggcaacggaggggagaatgcaggtggcttttatgtccgggttgattgggagcaggtggaaacaatcatgggcgtggaccggtgattactgtgcaggaggaagggcaagtgacctgaggtgagagggtggttaatgacttcaaaataaaacaggaacctgactgtgaaataaaagcatgacccgccactctggtggcggcgtgacagtctCAGCCTGCCGTGGCGTCATTAACAACCAGACGCCGCaatacctctacttacgaaatgaaTTACttctggaagaaaaattttgtaagttagagacgcattttccatgtaaacgccctaatccgttccaagcctcccaaaattcagacataaatgttttataaagcataaaaatgcatcaaaacatgtaacaaatacatgttacaattagattattgcacaataaatgagagttgtgcataatgtaaaaaaaacgaagaatagagtaaagaataaaaatgatgctcatttacctttttagctGCTGTCCTCTTCgctttttgccctctttttggttcatgttttctctcagaagtgtttttgcctggtgatttgcaaagaactgatccaaggatatAAATATGGAGGGGTTGAGCTTGAGTTGATGACCTgttaatctagtttcaactagttttaggctgtgtgatgtTATTTGGAACTCTGAAAGAACTATgttatgtcaggaatctttaatcgcgtTACTGAAGAATCTTTgaggctatatgatgtttgttgatgtcaggaactgtcggtaattactgggttaacagccaatcagagaattccatgtcagtactggtactcacatgtctcgccacaaccaatgagattgattgacactctatataagggtctgagaaatgtgtgtggttgccggattattgctcaactgttcctgtgtaccaCTCTCTTAGcttctgcctctcaatgtgaataaatagaaatgtttttcctccattttaccccaacGGACCAGCTTGCAATTCAGAGGAGCAGCCCATTTACAATATAGCGTAGACCGCAAACAGAACCAATTAACATAAGTGGGAGAGGTACATGGTAGTCAGGAGTCGTGTGGGCCGGTCCAaggaaaacaaatataattgttttcgTTATTAAAAACGGATCATAAAGGGTCCAATTTGTTATTTCAGTAACGTTCAAACTGGTAATAGTCATGTTTACGAGGCTCAGAAACGGCCTGCCTCCGCCCTGATTAAATTCCTGAAAATCGCGTTAGACCAACGGTCTACCTTTTGCGCCAGACTTTGACGTTAGAAAGGCTTTCTGCCACCAAAGTGTCAGATGCGCCGGGCATCTTACGCTGGCATGACGCAGCGCGGTCTGACCAAGTCGCCTGAGCCTGCATGAAAATCAGGATACATCAGCATTTCTGCTTCTGCCATCTACAAAAAGTATAAGATATGCTAAGCAAATATCCTGCAGTATGGGGTCtattactcatttgctcccaataacgtgtaaatacgtttttttcatgttttaagtatcccaaagacgtatttatacgttgttgtttttttgtgtgtttttttatgctagagcatacagaaggctttgatgtagcctctcaactgcaaagaacggttgcagaaatggtagttatta is a genomic window of Festucalex cinctus isolate MCC-2025b chromosome 2, RoL_Fcin_1.0, whole genome shotgun sequence containing:
- the LOC144013456 gene encoding ras-related protein Rap-2a-like, with the translated sequence MREYKVVVLGSGGVGKSALTVQFVTGTFIEKYDPTIEDFYRKEIEVDSSPSVLEILDTAGTEQFASMRDLYIRNGQGFILVYSLVNQQSFQDIKPMRDQIIRVKRYQQVPVVLVGNKVDLEDEREVSPSEGQALAEDWGCPFMETSAKSKTMVDELFTEIVRQMDFCPLPDRREACCPACSVQ